CACAACAGCAGGTATGgatgttttggtttgtttgttggtACTGTATATTAAGCAGTTGCCAACACAACATGGGACAGGATAATTTTGTCCTAATGATGCACCTTCTTTATGTTTCCAGCTCAGCCCTCCTGTCGGTATAACTGTGGCCGGGATCTTGGAAGCTGTTCCTGCAACAGTTCCTGTCAACGCTATGGCAACTGCTGCTATGACTACAGCTGTAAGTGTTTTCAGCTCAGTGACTGTGCACCATCTCAGTCATGTTAGCAACAATAGGTGACAGTGTGTGCTTTCTCAACCTATAATGTTACCAATTACAATGTGAGCATTTTATTTAGCGGAACTGCACAAATAATGGCATCTTTTGTTCCAATAAAAGCATTTAAAAATGTATGCTGTGTACTATGTAATTCCCATTTTTTCCTTCAGCTTACTGTCCAATGGGCACCAACAGCCCATACACAACAGCAGGTATGgatgttttggtttgtttgttggtACTGtataaggagtagcgtcacacatatgtgattctgaacattccaaccgactattttccgatagacaaaaacgatatgacaaacgctatagtatggcttcaaaatttacaattaggaggctaacaagtaacactagcaggtagtagcattgctacgagtattatgctaggttgctaggtaacggaagctaactaaaactagctagcttccgttttggaaaaataactcactccttaaaaggttaagcaGTTGCCAACACCATAGAGGACAGGATAATTTTGTCCTAATGATGCACCTGCTTTATGTTTCCAGCTCAGCCCTCCTGTCGGTATAACTGTGGCCGGGATCTTGGAAGCTGTTCCTGCAACAGTTCCTGTCAATACTATGGCAACTGCTGCTATGACTACAGTTGTAAGTGTTTTCAGCTCAGTGACTGAGCACCATCTCAGTCATTTTAGAGACAATGGGTGACAGTGTGTGCTTTCTGAACTTATAATGTACCAATGATTGTCATACCAATGACAATGTGAACATTTTATTATGCAGAACTGCACAAATAATGGCATATTTTGTTCCaataaaagcattttaaaaTGTATGCTGTGTACTACTTGAAGTAGTCCAGGATGACTGAACATTTCATAGATGCCCACATAAATGTAATTCCCATTTTTTCCTTCAGCTTACTGTCCAATGGGCACCAACAGCCCATACACAACAGCAGGTATGGACAATTCTCagtaacatttattttttattaattacCTGACATCCCCAACAGACTCTTGAAGATCTGACGTGTTGACATGTCCTTTTCTCATGTTCCTCGCTCTAGCGCCTCACTTGCCTTGTGGAGAGAACATGTATGGCTCTGGGACCTTCACCAGCCCTTACCACCCTGGCTATTACAATGACAACGCTAACTGTGTGTGGCAGCTATCGGTCCCTGCTGGACAAAGGGTCTACCTGTCATTCACCTCGCTGGAGTGAGTGTCAGACTCGATCAGAGCTCACGTAGATCACAAACCAGGTCGCTCTCCTCAGCCGTGTCAGGGACCTGCTGCTAAAGACCCCTAAATGACATTCGTTTTTTTACACAGGTTGGAGAACTGCTGTAACTGTGACTACGTCGCCGTGTACGACGGCCCCTCGGTTCATTCCCGACCGCTGGGGAAGCTTTGCTCCGGCGGGAACACCACACTGGATgccttccactcctcctccagctaCTTGACGATTGTCTTCCGCTCCGACCACTCCGTGGTCAGCCGTGGCTTTGAGGCTCAGTTCAGCAGCTCTCTGCCAGCAAGCACAGGTAACCTGGCCAGGGAACACTTGGAAGAAGCACATTTCTCTGACCAGCTTGGCGTCTTTATGTTAATGTATGTTGTCTTCTGTAAGATAGAAAGGCTAGGGGTTGGATTCCCTAGAAGGCTCGTCATGGGTGACTGAACGGTAGAAACACAGTGTCTCTTTTTCTTGGCCCTGTGGATAAGCGTGTGTGAAGGTTATCTTCacaggtcaggtggctgagcggttagggaatcgggctagtaatcagaaggttgccagatcgAGTCCCGGCCgttcaaaaatgacgttgtgtccttgggcaaggcacttcaccctacttgcctcggggggaatgtccctgtacttactgtaagtcgctctggataagagcgtctgctaaatgactaaatgtaaatgtagagggAGGTGGACCTCCCGTCTCAGCAACACTTACTTCCTCTGGATGGGGGAGACAAACAGGATGTTTTGTGCTGTTGTTTGTTAGGACGGGTGGACTGCTCTTCGGACATCATGAACATAGTGGTCTCCAGATCCTACCTGAACTCTTTGGGTTATGATGGATACAACATGTACCTGAATGACCAACACTGCCGCCCTTCAGTCTCCAGCTATCAAGTGGTGTTCAGCTTCCCCATCAACACCTGTGGAACCGTAAGAAAGGTAGGCAGCTCATGCCAGAGGCCAGTTATTACCACAGAATTCCACATTGCTCAAAGTCAGACCCTGAATGCCACGATTTATGAATCAATCAATGAATCCAATATAACTTAACATTGTGCACAATAGATCTGCTGCAAGATGCGGTTATGAGATGTATGACAAGTAGATTAATGTTGTGTAGACTATAGTTTCAATCAAccttgtctctccttcccctcatcctcctctcacgTTCACTCTGACAGTTTGTGAATGAGAGAGTGGTTTACACCAACGCACTCCGGGCATCTCCGTCTAACTTGGGTGAGATCTCGCGTCAGTCGCAATTCAAACTGAACGTGCAGTGTCACATGGAGAAGGACACCATGGTCCAGATTATGTACCAAGCCAACGAGGTTTCCAACAGCACCATCACAGGATCCGGCAGGTTCAATGGCACCATGGCCTTCTACCATTCCAGTAGCTTCTACAACCAGGTGACAGAGGTCCCCTTCAAGGTCCAGCTCAACCAGGACCTGTATGTCCAGGTGAGTCTGAGGAGGAGTGACAGCAGTCTGGTGCTGTTCCTGGACACCTGCGTGGCCTCGCCCTCACCTCACGACTTCCAAACCAGGTCTTATGACCTGGTCCGCAACGGGTAAGAAACACTAGCTTCATATGTTAAAGTACACTTCATGATACCTttactgtaatgtaatgtaggTAAGAAGTAAAAATTGTGTTGAGCCCTCTTTCGCTTATGGTTAGTTTGATTACTTTAATATAAACACGTGTATACCTCCATAACCATACATATATTGATTCTGAGGAACTCAAAGTTGCATGTGCCCTTCAATGTCCCCACAGATGTAGAAGAGACAACACCTACTATCCCTACCTCTCAGGCAGTCATAGCTACGCCCGCTTCACCTTCAAGGCCTTCAGATTCTTGCGAACCCACGAGTTTGTCTACCTGCAGTGCAAGGTCATCATCTGTCAGGCCTCGGATTACAACTCACGCTGTCGGCGAGGCTGCTCCTCCCGCAAGGCCAGGGCTCTGGGCTCCAGCCACGACAGCCACACCTTGGTGCTGGGCCCCATCCAACGTCAAGGTCAGCAGACTGGTGCTCACTGAATCATATGAAAGATTCATTCATTGACAAAGATTCATTCATGCATGTGTATTTCTATTCTTGTGTCATGTAAAACCCATGGAGAGGGTTATGATTGTGGTTCATGATGACGGTGATAAAAATGAATCAAAAATTTAGCACAAGTACTGCATAAAAGACAGTCCATGTACATTTTTCTGCCATTTTCAGACCTTGAGAAGGAAGGAGAACTTTCTCAACCAGAGGTCAAGGATGAGGTGAAGGCCTGAGTAAACCTGTGAACCAGCTCCTCTAATCAGGAAAACATCTAACTCAGTAACATTTGATTCTTACACTTTAACCATTTCTTTCTGAAAAATCAATAAAAGCATCCTCAAAAGACTGTTGAATTCAAGTTTTCTGTATATTTGAGAACTCTACACCAGTTAAATGGCAATGATACTGAGGTAATTAGAGTACGCTACTGCTGAAGTGTTAACTTGTTAGTTGCACAAGGATCCCTCTAAAAAGGAGTAACTGCAAACATGAAAAGACAAAAGGAATTTCTGTTAGAAAACACTTTATTAGgaaatttgttttttttcacatgATTTGTCATCCCGTAGGATAGAAAGTGATCGCCAAAACGCTTAAAACATTCACCAAGCAAGTCTATAAACCTACGACAATAAACTCATCATCAGACATTGTTTTTAATCTAAGCATGATGACATGCGGTTGGTCCTAGAAACAGTTGCTATGTTCTCATTGTTGCCAGGCAACAAACATGACAGCATCCAACACAAAAAATTATCTTGCTAAGGTAGGTTATTTCACCTTCAGCATATTTCCACCTTTATTGATACAACACCTGACCACTCAGAATACAATACTCAGTAAATATCCAGAAAAGCATTGAGAACCAGGTACAGTGTAATGCACTGCCTTGATACTACAGCACCACTGAGGCAATTCAAGGCATATAACGTCAGGCTAAAACATGGCATCTCCGGTGCTACTTGGCAATTCTGAACAGAAGATCTGATCTCTTCCTGACATGTTAGGCTAACTTGTGATGATGATGTGAAGGCAGCTCTCTTCCCCTCAGTAACAGCCACAGGTGGGCCTCCTTGCTAATGTGGGCCTCCTTGCTAAGGTGGGCCTCCTTGCTAAGGTGGGCCTCGTTGCTAAGGTGGGCCTCGTTGCTAAGGTGGGCCTCCTTGCTAAGGTGGGCCTCGTTGCTAAGGTGGGCCTCGTTGCTAAGATGGGCCTCCTTGCTAAGGTGGGCCTCCTTGCTAAGGTGGGCCTCGTTGCCACAGGTGGGCCTCCTTGCTAAGGTGGGCCTCCTTGCTAATGTGGGCCTCGTTGCTAAGGTGGGCCTCCTTGCTAAGGTGGGCCTCGTTGCTAAGGTGGGCCTCGTTGCTAAGGTGGGCCTCCTTGCTAAGGTGGGCCTCGTTGCTAAGGTGGGCCTCATTGCTAAGATGGGCCTCCTTGCTAAGGTGGGCCTCCTTGCTAAGGTGGGCCTCGTTGCCACAGGTGGGCCTCCTTGCTAAGGTGGGCCTCCTTGCTAATGTGGGCCTCGTTGCTAAGGTGGGCCTCGTTGCTAAGGTGGGCCTCCTTGCTAAGGTGGGCCTCGTTGCTAAGGTGGGCCTCGTTGCTAAGATGGGCCTCCTTGCTAAGGTGGGCCTCCTTGCTAAGGTGGGCCTCGTTGCCACAGGTGGGCCTCCTTGCTAAGGTGGGCCTCCTTGCTAATGTGGGCTTCCTTGCTAAGATGGGCCTTCTTGCTAAGGTGGGCCTCGTTGCCACAGGTGGGCCTCCTTGCTAAGGTTCTGCAGAGGGCACTGTGTATGGGACCTTTGCAAATCAACAGTTACTCCGCTATAAAAAGAAATTAACTAATCTAAGATAAATGTACTTCATAAAAGTGACATGGTACTCTGTCTGCTAATGTCCCTTTATATCCTTGAATAAATTATCCGAACCAGATTGTATCTCAGGCACTGTTGGAAATTTGAATGAAAAGTGCCCTCTATGCACTATGAAATGACGACTATTTTCAAGTGCAATCACATCACAAATACAATAATACAATCTTTGCAGTGCTGACAAAGAACTTAAGGAATAGTGATGATTAACTTGACAGATCCGGGGATCTgacagatccggggatctcagctaggattgaggcctgcctcacagacatctccgcctggatgaccgagcaccacctccagctgaacctcgccaaaacagaacttctcatcatcccggctaaaccctccatctcccacgatctctcaatcaccctgggatctgcgacggtgaccccttcatcctctgccaggaaccttggggttaccatggacgacgagctctccctcacggcccacattgctgcggtctcccggtcgtgtagattcactctctacaacatccggaagatcaggagatacctgtctgagcactccacccagctgctagtccaagcacttgtcctctccaagttggactattgcaactcgctgctcgctggtctcccagcatgtgcaacccgccctcttcagaggattcagaacgcagcggcccgcctggtctacaatctacccagacgctcccatgttaccccgctcctcatctctctccactggctacctatcatggcccgtatcagattcaagaccctggtattgaccttccgagcagtgaacgggactgcacccgtctacatcaagtctctcctgcagccctacacccccacccgtcacctacggtcttcttcagacaaccgcctggtggtcccaccgctcaagaccgcccggtcccaacacaagctcttctcctgtctggccccccagtggtggaatcaactccccacttccatcagagacactgactgtctctccaccttcaagaaaaggctcaagacgcacttgttccgggagtacaacggtacttaggaatggttcgcttgacccgatgttagtttcctcaaggatcacaatgactcttgcttagagacttgttgctcttgtggttagtggtaactgacttcaatttttgtactcgctgtgatatattgttttattattgttgcttgctttttttccacaggtacacttgcacttatagcagttcatgttgtttaattgtaacttgtttaactacatgctcttatggttcttccctttggcacttattttggttgttcacaatgtgtgcttcatgttttggctactcgcaatgttttgtggctatctcgttgttatgatcagtgacctatgcactttgtaaagctctctcttggaagtcgctttggataaaagcgtctgctaaatgaataaatgtaaatgtaaattaactgATTTATGTGAGATCTCAA
This DNA window, taken from Osmerus eperlanus chromosome 6, fOsmEpe2.1, whole genome shotgun sequence, encodes the following:
- the LOC134022796 gene encoding deleted in malignant brain tumors 1 protein-like — protein: MTRFALSTTSLFAHSHLILTNQCELTPPLQNTGGSRGGFNSPNYPGNYPDNADCVWYIQAHGGNQVIQLDFPFFSLEGSSNCHYDAISVYDGSSTRGRLLGKLCGRQSSSFHSTGAYMTVRFQSDSSSNYQGFRAEYRLVAEGSCRYNCGHQMGNCSCSHLCEYNGNCCQDYRNHCSGVTPQPETTPDMETTVEPTHWPMDTTTDIDLCRYNCGYDVGHCSCHYNCQYYGNCCHSYYEYCEVTTAADTTAAGTTADVTTAVTDYETGPSGTQAQRSCRYNCGRDLGSCSCNSSCQRYGNCCYDYSSYCPMGTNSPYTTAAQPSCRYNCGRDLGSCSCNSSCQYYGNCCYDYSSYCPMGTNSPYTTAAQPSCRYNCGRDLGSCSCNSSCQRYGNCCYDYSSYCPMGTNSPYTTAAQPSCRYNCGRDLGSCSCNSSCQYYGNCCYDYSSYCPMGTNSPYTTAAPHLPCGENMYGSGTFTSPYHPGYYNDNANCVWQLSVPAGQRVYLSFTSLELENCCNCDYVAVYDGPSVHSRPLGKLCSGGNTTLDAFHSSSSYLTIVFRSDHSVVSRGFEAQFSSSLPASTGRVDCSSDIMNIVVSRSYLNSLGYDGYNMYLNDQHCRPSVSSYQVVFSFPINTCGTVRKFVNERVVYTNALRASPSNLGEISRQSQFKLNVQCHMEKDTMVQIMYQANEVSNSTITGSGRFNGTMAFYHSSSFYNQVTEVPFKVQLNQDLYVQVSLRRSDSSLVLFLDTCVASPSPHDFQTRSYDLVRNGCRRDNTYYPYLSGSHSYARFTFKAFRFLRTHEFVYLQCKVIICQASDYNSRCRRGCSSRKARALGSSHDSHTLVLGPIQRQDLEKEGELSQPEVKDEVKA